Below is a window of Bernardetia sp. DNA.
CCATACTAGAATAGGCTTCTTTATGGTTTTCTAATGGGTTTACTGGAATGACATACTTCGAAATACGTTCGATTCTCTTCAATAGAAAATTTCCCATCACTTTAAAATCTTCACGCTGTTCAACCAAATAACGCATCAATAAAAGTCCGTCAACCAAGCCAAATGGATGGTTAGAGACCGTAATAAATGCACCTTCTTTTGGAATGCGTTTCAATTCTTCTTCATTGACAATCGTTTTGATATTCAAAAACTCAAAGAATGATTTTAAAAAATCCAGACCTTCGTTGGTAGCGATGGCTTTGTAAAGGTCGTTTGCCTGTTGTAGCTTTAAGGCACGCATCAGAAGCCCTGCAAAAAGCTCAATATGGTATTTGTTGAGGTTGGTAGCTTCTATAAAATCAGCTTTGTCTATCAAATTTTTTATTTCATTGGCTGATTCTAAGTTCTGGGTTTCTATATTTTTATTGCTTTCCATAAGAACAGTAATAAGTAGTTTTAGATAAGTTTTTTTAGGTTTAGCAATATAAGAAAGTCATTTTGAAAAAAATTGAAGTGGAAAATAAAAATAATGAAAAAGAAAGTTAAGATTTTATGAAGCAAAAAAAATCCACTTCAGAACCTAAAGATAAGTTGAGAAATGGATGTTTTTTTCGAAGCGATTAAATCTAGTTTAGAAATCGTCTGCGCTAAGCCTGCCTTCGTCTTTGTAATCTTGATAATTCTCATCGTCTTCTTCTGGAGCAGGAGGAATATCTAGACTATCGATGAGCTGTTCGATTTCAGCAGCTTCTTCTTCTGTTTTGTCTATAAAAAACTCTAGTGCAGGAACTTGTCTGAATTGATGGCGAACACGTTTGCCTAGTTCACTACGAATCAGACCACTTTTTTTCTCAATCTCTTCCATTACAGCATATTGCTTTACTGGAGGAAAAACACTTACGTAAATTCTGCAAAGTCCTAAATCGGGGGCAGATTTTACATTAGTAATTGTTACTAAAGCATCTTTTCCTATACTTTGAATCTGAAAAATTTCGCCTATATCTTTCTGAATTATCTTCGAAACCTGTTTTTGTCGTTGGCTTTCGTTTTGCATATTATTTTTTTCTGTTGTTTTTTTAGTGATTATTTCAAAATAACTGAATACACTACCAAAAAGTTCTTTCTTTATTTAAAAACAGCTTTAGTCGCTCCATATCCAAACTTGTCTTTATAAGCATCTTGATAAAACTTGACGTGGGGATGCTGACTCAATCTTCTATGAATTTCTTGTCTTAGTTTTCCAACACCTATTCCATGAATGAAAATAATGGATTCCATATTGGCAGCTAAGGCTTTATCCAAATACAATTCGAAGTATTCTAACTGCATTGTAATTATGGCTTCATTAGTCATTATGTCGTAATGGTCTGGAGCAAGTTCTTCTATATGCAAATCAATCTCTTTGGGAGGAGCTTCTGTTTTATAAGGAGACACCTTAGAGCTATTTTCTATGATTCGTTCTCTCAAATTAGCAGCATCTACTACTTGCATTTTTTCTGGCTCTAAATCGAGTTTAATTTCTCTTCCTTCTACTCTAAAAAGATATGATTCTCTTTCCAAAACAGGTGCAGTTCTCTTTACTCTGAAAAAAGAATTATTAAAACCCATCTTAAAAAATAGACTTTGTTTGGGTTCGAAGTCCCCTTTTTTGAAGAAAATAGCTCGTATAATCAGAGGATTCCAATTATTAAACTCTTCCCTACTTAACCTATGCACTTTAGGAGCATTTTGCTTGTCAATTTTTTCTGAAAAAAGATGTTTTTCAGTTCCGTCTTCTAGCTGCTCACTTACTGTAACAAGCATAGAATACGATATATTATTTACAAGATAAACATTCAACAATTTATCATTGAAATCAGTAAAGGCAAGGTAAATCCCTTCTCCGACAGTAGATTTTTTTACTTTTTTGGTGGGCTTTAAAATTGGCTTTTCTTCTTCCTCTACGATAGGTGATTTTTTACCAAAATACTTCTCTTCTTGTTTATTTATAATAACAACTTCAGCTGCCATAACAGGCAAACGAAAACCATCTTCTATTTCTATTTCTACTTGTCCGTGCTTTAGTATTTTTGTAACAGTGCCTTCTTCTGTTCCTGAAAGCATACGCACTCTATCCCCTATTTTCATGGATTTGTTATTTATATAATGATTTTTTTAGAGTACTGGACATCAATAGATATTTGCTGTTCTGTGAGCCACAGAACAGGGAAAAAATACCGTTCGTTGGTGTTTTAGCGTAGCGACACCAACAATTTTTTATCTCATGTCCAGTACTCTATGATTTTTTATCAAAAATACAGTTTTTGAATTTGTGAAACAAGAATAGCAATTTATGTTAGAAATTACCTTTTTCTAAATTTTGGATTATTACTTCTTCGTCCTTTAGTTTTAGATTTAGGTCTTCCCAAATTAACAGAGTTTGATTTTCCTTTTTCTCCTTGTGTTCGGTTGCGTTGTCTGTTTTTTTTGTATGCTCCAGCTCTTCCACTCATCTGTCTAGCAGCTAGTTCTGCTTCTTCAATATCTTCTTTTGTTGGAGCTGTTGGTTCAAAGCCTTCTGCTATCTTTACCTCAATCTCTTCTTTGACAAGCCTTTCGATGTTTTTTAAAAACTCTACTTCATCGTGAGAAACTAGCGAAATTGCATCACCACCTGCTCCTGCTCGCCCAGTACGCCCAATTCTGTGTACATAATCTTCTGCCACATTAGGCAATTCGTAATTAATTACATACGGTAAAAGTGGAATATCCAATCCCCTTGCAGCAATGTCAGTGGCTA
It encodes the following:
- the rbfA gene encoding 30S ribosome-binding factor RbfA; translated protein: MQNESQRQKQVSKIIQKDIGEIFQIQSIGKDALVTITNVKSAPDLGLCRIYVSVFPPVKQYAVMEEIEKKSGLIRSELGKRVRHQFRQVPALEFFIDKTEEEAAEIEQLIDSLDIPPAPEEDDENYQDYKDEGRLSADDF
- a CDS encoding Smr/MutS family protein → MKIGDRVRMLSGTEEGTVTKILKHGQVEIEIEDGFRLPVMAAEVVIINKQEEKYFGKKSPIVEEEEKPILKPTKKVKKSTVGEGIYLAFTDFNDKLLNVYLVNNISYSMLVTVSEQLEDGTEKHLFSEKIDKQNAPKVHRLSREEFNNWNPLIIRAIFFKKGDFEPKQSLFFKMGFNNSFFRVKRTAPVLERESYLFRVEGREIKLDLEPEKMQVVDAANLRERIIENSSKVSPYKTEAPPKEIDLHIEELAPDHYDIMTNEAIITMQLEYFELYLDKALAANMESIIFIHGIGVGKLRQEIHRRLSQHPHVKFYQDAYKDKFGYGATKAVFK